The genomic window CGGTCGTCTTCGAGTAGTCTCCATTGCTACTGGAAATCTAGCCGCGTGCGTGTCATTTTCCATCTCAAGAAAACGCGCGACGGCCATTGATCGAGCCACACTAGGAAAGCGAAATATATCTGAGATCGGTCGGTATCGATTCGTATGAACaaattgaaaaaacaaatctgtgacAAGAGTACTCAAGCAAAcacaaaacatcttatatttgtgaacagaagAGTAGCTAAAAGCACACGTCGAAAAAGTTGAGAACGCGTAAGAGGAAGGCGCGCACGTACGTGCGAGTCAGCTGCATATGCTAGCGCTGCGCCCGTACATGATCTTCTCCATCCTATATATATAGAGACATGCATGCCCTCATGTCAAGCACATatcacaaacacacaaacacagaTCCTCATCCTTCATTCCTCCTGTATAGACAACGCAAGGCACGAGTTTAGTTCGCACACGGACGTACTCCATTGCTCGCTCGGAAAGCTAATTTGTGATGGGccgccacagcagcagcagcagcagcggcaagccCGAGGCCGGCGGCGAGCAGTACCGCAAGGAGGAGAAGCATCACAAGCACATGGAGAAGCTGGCCAAGctcggcgccgtcgccgccggagcATACGCAAGGGTACGCCCCAAACACCTCAGGCGTTACATATTACTTGCGCAATTCATGGCATACGCATTACTCTACTCATGGTTAACTATAGTGCTGATAATTACTTGACAATATGCAGCACGAGAAGCACGAGGCGAGGAAGGACCCGGAGCACGCAAGGTCGCACAAGATCAAGGAGAAGATCGCCGCCACGGTCGCCGCCGGCAGCGCAGGCTTGGCGATCCATGAGCACCACAAAAAGAAAGAGGCCAAGAAACACGCCCGTCATGGCCACCACCACTGATACACATACACTCATGGATGCAAATGCACACGTAGACCCTTGCTAGCTATCTTATATGTACGGCCGGTTACATTCTTTCATTTTATTGTCTTGTTCCATAGTACTGTGGTTGGGTATGTGGTTGTGCAACCcaacgacccgagttcaattcccAGAATTGACAGGTGATGTACAGGGATTTTTCCCCATTTATTGAGGACCAAGCTTGATGTGTGGTGAAACCACTCATcaagaaatatcttgatactcatttaaaaaattctgaggaccatgtttatcttgatactcatactaaaatggccgtatgcatccttagttggtgcagaggccgggaagtgaaAATCTCACCATTTTTATAGGGGGGCCCAACGCCGACTCCTGTGCTCTCGGGGGCCGCGAGGAGGATAACGGGCGACATGGGGGCGACGCGGGGCACCGTCTGGCGATCGCCGGGCCTGTGCTCTCGGGGGCTGTGGCTCGTCCGCGGGTTGGCGGCCGGTTTTGGGCGCTAGCCGGATCTGAAGAGGACGAGGCGGACGGAGACGGCGAAGATCCGGCGGCATCTCCGCCAACGCCGACTCCTTCTGATCTTTTTTGTGAGTTTTTCAATTCGGGATATGATGAGGATGAGGTCGCCTCAACGGCGGACAGGATCTTGCCGGTGGACGATCCGGCGAGGGTTGGGCTACACGCGGGCGAGAGGAAAGAGATGGTGCGTCGCGTCGTGcaccggagaacggcggcgacggctgtcCGGCCATGGAAGGGACCCCTTCCGAAGGTTAGTCTTCCAAATCTCACCCTTTTCGATTTGATCCGGCCGGATTCTTGGACTAAAGTtcagaggaagaagaaagcaaTCCGACCTGCTGGTGAATcccggcggctggcggcggccgtGGCGCCGTTCCCGGCGGGGCGGCCGATCGGGATCGTGCAGATGCGGGAGATGCGTTTGAACGCACTCCTGGGCCGCGGGCACGGTGTGCCTGGTGTTGGGCCGGTTCTGAGTGAGCCGGGCCCGATCGAGGTTGGGCCTGTGTTaactgggtatgaggcccagtaCAACCAGGCGCGTACATCCAGTTCGACTACGTCTACACCCCTATGCACGATCGAGGGTCCTTCAGTGGGTTTTTGATCGAAACGATCTAGGGCTCTTCGAGCTGCGTGCCGACTGAACTTCTCCAACCGTGGTGTGGGGCGTGCTAGGCGAATTCCTCCTCTCCACGGCATGGCCGGTCGAGGTCTGCTTCCTGCCAAGTCCGGCGCCCCGGGCGGTGCGGGCTATGGAGGGCAGGTGCCGCCGGCTGGAGCTGGCCGCGGCGGGGATGCTTTGCCGCAGGGGGCGGCTCGCGGCGGTGCTGGACTGCCGCTCTGGGCTGGCCGTGGTGGCGCTACCCCGGTCCCGGGTTCTGGGTCCGGCCGTGCAGCGCAGGAGGCCTGCGTCCCTAGACCGCCGCTGCCTGGTGGTGCACTCGGGCCTGGCGCGGTTGGCCGCGGGTCACTGCCTGCAAGCACAAGGCCACCGACGCCGGCCGTGGGACGGGGTGGCCTTCGGCCACCGGTGCCGAACCCTGTGGTCGTCGCGGGCCGCGGCACCCCGGCTCTGAGGCCGCCTCCTCCGGCCTCAGGTGGCCTGCTTCGTCCCGTGGCGATGCAGCCCGGGGCCAGACCGCCGCATTTTGTGGCCCGACAGACGCAGAATTCTACGGCGCTGGTGTTGAAGCAGGCACAGTTGCTGCAGGTTTCGGCTAGGGGGGGAGACTCATCGGTGCCTCGTGGTCAGTGGGGTGACGATGGGCTTAATGCCTATGGAGATGGACAGCACCGGGGATCCTCGTCCACATGTGGTGGGCGGGGGTATGCCTGGCAGAGCGATGGCTCGACTGAGAGGCCTTTCCTGGGGCCAATGGGCGGCTTCGTCGAAGGGGCGTCTGGACCGGCTAATCGTAACCGCGGTGGTTTCCGTGGTAACCGTGGTGgccgaggtggccgaggcggccgCTATCGTCCAAGGCAGCATCCTGTTGTCGTTGACCAGACGGCGGTTGGCGAGGCTACTGAGGATACTGGGTCGTCGAGCCAGGCTATGGAGGTGGTGACGGCACTGGCGGACGTGATGGTTCCTGGTAATGGTGAGGTCGAGTTAATGTCGGTGGAGGCCTCTGACAGGGCTGAGCTGGACAGGGCGGCCAAGTATGCGCACAAGAAGGAAAGAATGTTATGTTACCGCTGTGGCGATAAGGGCCATTTCATTGCTGAGTGTGTGGCAGTTTTATGCGATACGTGTGGCAAGCCAGCCCATGAGTCAGGGGCATGTCCGCTTTTGAGAGAGCGGGTACCGAATCTTATGATGTACGAATTGTACTGTTCCGAGCTCACGTTTTTTGAGTCTCCGACCGAGAGGGAGGTTCCTGATGAGGTACACAGTATGACAACTGGGGTTGTTAAAGTGACTAAAGGTGAAGTCAATGAGACCCAGATTATGCAGCAGCTCCGGGAGCTGGCTCCAGGAGACTTCCACTGGGAGCTTGTCAGTCTAGAGGCAAACTTGTTCAGGGTTGAGTTCCCGACAGCGGAGGATTTACAGAGGTTGCTGAGCTTTGGGATGTGTAACGTGCCAGGTACGGAGGGCATCCTTGAGTTCCACGAGTGGAAGTTGATTGAGCCTCAGGGTAAACCTCTTACCCATGCCTGGTTGCGTTTTCCGGGAGCTCCTTCCAAGCCTTTTCAGGATGCCAGGGTCGTTGCTAGTCTAGGCATCAT from Triticum aestivum cultivar Chinese Spring chromosome 3B, IWGSC CS RefSeq v2.1, whole genome shotgun sequence includes these protein-coding regions:
- the LOC123066161 gene encoding abscisic stress-ripening protein 1, which produces MGRHSSSSSSGKPEAGGEQYRKEEKHHKHMEKLAKLGAVAAGAYARHEKHEARKDPEHARSHKIKEKIAATVAAGSAGLAIHEHHKKKEAKKHARHGHHH